The Ziziphus jujuba cultivar Dongzao chromosome 5, ASM3175591v1 genome segment ATAAATAGGTCGCCAATCCTCCTTTTCTTAAGCATATCTTCTATACCCCCATTTCATAGTTTATAGCAAGAAAGCTTATATCCTAGCTTGAAACACTTTGCTCAATATGTTTACTGCTACCAACAGCCAAACTACCCACCCTCACCCTCAGTTAGTGTCCAAAGTAGGGATTATTGGAGCTGGTATTAGCGGAATTTCCGCTGCTAAACACCTCTCAACATATAATCCCGTCGTTTTCGAGGCTACCGATTCCATTGGTGGTGTTTGGAAACACTGTTGTTATCGCTGTACTACCCTCCAAACACCACGATGTAATTTCGAGTTTTCTGATTATCCTTGGCCAAACAGGGATGATCCAAGTTTTCCTTCTTACCAGGAAGTGTTGGATTATTTGCATGGTTATGCCAAACACTTTGATGTGTTGAAATACGTCAAGTTCAACTCAAAGGTGGTAGAAATTCGATATGTCGGTAATCCTTCTGATTCTGAAAACATGAATCAAAAACCCGGCGACTATGGCAGCCTCTTGAATGGAAATCCTGTTTGGGAAGTTGCAGTTCAAATGTCCACTGCCAGTACCGTTCAGGTAAACGGATgatattattcttgttgtttttTGGATATTAATGTTTTCATGCGTGcatttaattttaacaaattccGGATACAGTGCATTTTCGCAAGATTACATCATGGTTACATGTAATATGCCCCTCAAAATTTGGATATCCAGATAATTTCTTCTATATAGCGAagatatcttttaatttttcaagttgaaaaaacaaaatatattcaatcatttaaagTATTTGATATGAtgtgtaatttaataattttaaataataaaaaagatattttcaTTTGAAACTAATTGTATATGTGTATACGTATTTAAAATAGAcagcttttcctttttctttgtttgatttatatatatgaagtaCTGATATTTATGGTCGCAAACAGTGGTACGCGTTTGAGTTTCTGGTGTTGTGCACTGGAAGGTACGGAGACATACCGACGCTGCCGTCGTATCCGAGCAACAGAGGTCCGGAAATATTTCATGGGAAGGTGTTGCACACCATGGATTACTCTAAACTCGATGAAAAAAGTGCTCGTTTACTTCTTGAAGGAAAGAAAGTTGCCATTATTGGCTACAAAAAGTCAGCCATTGATCTAGCTATGGAATGCTCACAAGCAAATCAAGGTACCCATATATACGTATTTTAtacttgtgtgtgtgtgtctatatataaGGACGGTCCACATATCAAAGTAAAcacattttgataaaaatattgattttatcgtatatttatatttgtatacaatatatacagtaaaattaaaaaaaaattttcaaaaaaatcaaaaaataattttagtgtAATCCACACtataaaattactatatatatatatatatatatatatatatatacaccttcttttttgttatttatttattatttttggctaTGCCCCTGGCATCccccaacccccccccccccccccccaaagaCTCGACCCAGCGTccactgcatatatatatatatatatatatatgttacccATATATATGTGCCTGTGATTGGGGGACTACAAAATtcttaaacataaaatatatcattttatgtggAATTCCGATTTGAATCTCACACATATTTGTGTTTAGAGATTTTATAATCCGGATCCATGTGATCTTTTATATGTGTCTAAAAATATACCTATATAGCATGGGTCAATATGTGCTATAATTTAGTAGACTCGTTGACCAAATCAGAATAACAAGACTAATTATGAACTTTGACGTTGATTATTAACAAGAAGATGCGTGCTGATTGATTGTTGAAACTAAAGTCTTAATTTATACATAGCGAGGTTGTCAACTGGTTCGAACAGTACGTATAACCTGTGTCTTTGCTTATGGATTGCAAACTTCATTTGACAGGATCCTAATTCCATGTGATTACCTGGGGAGGCAACTATTTTTATAAGTTACCAAATAATGGGCCCATAATATATTTGCTATTGCTAATGGTAACgaacatataatattatataattttaattaaattaagatattttaattttattaaaatatggatacatgcctatttatttatttatttatgttaggATATAAGTGTATAtccatattttaataaaatcaaattatacaaaaatacTATGGTGATTAGTGGTGGGCCACATATAGTTTTGTAATCACACACCAAACTTGGACCGCTCAATTGACAACTTCCCCATATtagaaaaatcataaattattattatatgccgCCTTTGCCATGTCGCTTTTTGTATGGTgtggatgtatatatattatgtgtagatttgttttgttttgtttttttttttgtttttttgtttttaatatatatatatatatatttactggtATATATCTTTATCCCCTTAtataagtttttgaaaaaattaatgtataaCTTGGATGATTAATTAACGGCcaggatataaatatatatatatatatatatataatttttattttttttttgcatttttaaagtcaaaatcatatattattatataacaaaacaaacaggaagagtttttttttttttttttttttttttggtaattttgttcTGGAGGATATGATTATTGAAATGGCTTTTAATTCACTTTTACTTCATTTCAATTAagcaatgtttttttatttttttatttttttgggtgtaaaTTTGAAGGTTCAAATGGCCAACCATGCACAATGGTGATAAGGACTTTACACTGGCTTGTTCCATCTTACCGGATATGGGGATTACCACTTTTCTTGTTTTATTCAACAAGGTCTTCTCAATTTCTCCATGAAAGGCCAAACCAAAGTTCCTTCGAAGAAATGCTAGGCACTCTTTTCTCACCTATGGTATCTTTTTCTCTATGCAATTATTACCAATATTACATATTAAATTATCTATCaagcttttctttttgcttttgttcATTTCTAAATATAACTTGGTATTTGTTTTAATACCAGAGAATGGCAATTTCAAAGTTCATAGAGTCATATCTGTTGTGGAAACTTCCTCTAGAGAAATACAAACTAGTACCAAATCATCCATTTGAAGAGGACTATGCTTCTTGTCAAATGGCTATAGTTCCTGAACATTTCTTTGACGAGGCAAAcaagggaaaaatattattcaaaaaagcaTCAAATTGGTGGTTTTGGTCTGGAGGAATTGAATTTGATGACCAAACCAAATTGGAAGCAGACGTtgtgattcttgctactggtTACGACGGCAATAAAAAGCTCAAATCTATACTTCCTGAGCCTTTCAGAAGTTTGGTAGTTGACTCGACCGGGTCCATTCCCTTGTACAGGTAAATTAAATCcaaatagttaattaatttaatcaagGCATGCATTAATAGTTAAGCATCTTAATTAGACAAAATAACTACATTATTAATTAAGTTGATCATCATGACACGTGTAGGGGCGTTATCCATCCATTAATTCCGAACATGGCATTTGTGGGTTACATAGAGAGTGTTTCCAACCTACACACAGCAGAGATAAGAAGCAAATGGCTTGCTAAACTTGCAGAGGATGCATTCAAGCTTCCCAGTGTGGATAACATGCTTGGACAAATTACCAGAGATATAAAAGCCATGAAGAGGACGACCCGATTCTACCAGGAAAAGCCCTGCATTTCCACATTTAGTATCAACCACATCGATGAGATGTGCAAGGAGATGGGGTTGAATCCTTGGAGGAAAAGTAACTGGTTTTCTGAAGCTTTTAGCCCTTATGGCAGCCACGATTATTATGAACAAGATAACTGAATGGATCTCTCAGAGAGAAATTATCTATCATATATAATCTTGAGAAGCCTAGGTAGCTAATtatactataaattaaaaataaggacGTGTTATGCACGTGTATTATTATaggattatattatatacagtatagggatatatatatatgtcacagGGAATGGGATGAGATGGTCCCTTTTTaccttatttatcaataaaaacacaaaaagtgGTTAGATATGTTACTTCGtttctatatatatgttgtactcAATTTCACATAAAATTGGAAAAGACTCTCTCGTTTATATGAAATGAATGACTAGTAAATAATATGGACCTCAAAATTGGAATATCTGTCAGTCCTCTTAAGCCTTGTATCCTTGCACATGATATAAGGGGCAAAAGCAATACCTCTTGCAATATCGCccagctttatttatttatttattttccgctTGCTATGATTAAATTCTAAATCCTTTacttaattttcataaatttcttGGGCGGTCTAACAGTTAAAACCAAACAACGATAAAATTCACCGCGGTGCGATTATTAAGATCGTGTTAATTAAACCTGAAATAAAAAATGTTCCAGACCGACTTGCTCATATTTTCAGATGCACCTGCATTCAGGTCGTCTTcgaggagagagagggagagagaagcTAAGTTGATGAAATTTAATGCCCCAGAAACGTCAATTTGTCAAAAGGATATGCTCCAACAATTTTATACAGCATAgttttttgccaaaaaaaatataaaaatggtcTCTTGTCAAAGGGTATGCTTCAACAATTCAACAagacaaaaactgaaaaaaggttttcttctttcatttatttctattcctattttgtcctctatttaataaaaaaaaaaacaaaacaaaggggCATCAAATTTAATTGAGTTAGCCAGAAAAGGCAGGTTTACATATGCACTCTACTTCTTGAATGATAaagtttataatattaaaaattgtaatatatatgaagctgaaaaatgagaaaaaaagagAGCATACTGCTTCTTTCCTCGTACATTATTCTCCTCAATGGCATGCTGCCTAATTTGACAAATTTGCAAGCCTTATATgtctcaaaaaacaaaaaacaaaaaagttcttttaaagaactacccaaaaaaaaaaaaaaaaaaaaaaaaaaaaaaaaacagtacaGAGCCAAAGATttgattaaccaaaaaaaacaatgatCAATCCTTGTCATGCTCATGCTAACCACTCCCCATCCATACCTTCAAATTCTCCAATGTCCATGCTGTGTTTCACAAAATTACAATGGCTAAACACTGTCAGGAAAAAAGTCATAAACATTTAACTTTCATGCATATATATCAACGACTGGGCAAGCATTCAAAAAGAAACTCCTATTAAATACATACAAAAGTAAatcaaagaaataaacaaagatTATTCTTGTGGGTTGGTCAAACTAATTTAGTTACACACATACGTAAAATCCATAATAATCTGACACAGTGACGCAGGCATCGTAGACGCCTACAAtttctgctttacaaaatttcCGCTTTGGCCAAGCTTCAAAACTTTGacaattttttatactttttccgACTTCAGaactcaaatatatattttgaaaaaagaaaaaaaatgaaaaatgaaaataaactctCCTAGAGTTGCTAGCTGCTATGGGATTAGAATAGCTTTCTTGGATAAATTTTCACAGAAAGGACAAAATAAAACCAACCCTTACAAAGAGATGGCATAAAAACAACAAAGCTGGAATTCCTAGTTCATTTTGGACCAAACAGATGGAAGATTGAAACATTTCCCATGGCACAAAATAAaggcaagaaaaaagaaaaatataatttcctaaataattttttttattatttgcctAAAGGGGAAAAACGGGGTACTGGGTTTGTATATTTCTCAAGTTTTGGATTTCTTACCAAGGCAAGGCAGGATTTTGGAAGTAGTCTTCAGGACAGTAATCATCAAAATGGTGTTGAAAACAGGTCTCATTTTCATTAGCACTCAACCAGGATGGAAATTCCATGACTTCATCAAATGGATGATAcccataatcatcatcatcttcagaCTTCATATTTGGACCCCCAAGTTCCATGGTATTTAAGAACTTGAACC includes the following:
- the LOC107420086 gene encoding probable flavin-containing monooxygenase 1, yielding MFTATNSQTTHPHPQLVSKVGIIGAGISGISAAKHLSTYNPVVFEATDSIGGVWKHCCYRCTTLQTPRCNFEFSDYPWPNRDDPSFPSYQEVLDYLHGYAKHFDVLKYVKFNSKVVEIRYVGNPSDSENMNQKPGDYGSLLNGNPVWEVAVQMSTASTVQWYAFEFLVLCTGRYGDIPTLPSYPSNRGPEIFHGKVLHTMDYSKLDEKSARLLLEGKKVAIIGYKKSAIDLAMECSQANQGSNGQPCTMVIRTLHWLVPSYRIWGLPLFLFYSTRSSQFLHERPNQSSFEEMLGTLFSPMRMAISKFIESYLLWKLPLEKYKLVPNHPFEEDYASCQMAIVPEHFFDEANKGKILFKKASNWWFWSGGIEFDDQTKLEADVVILATGYDGNKKLKSILPEPFRSLVVDSTGSIPLYRGVIHPLIPNMAFVGYIESVSNLHTAEIRSKWLAKLAEDAFKLPSVDNMLGQITRDIKAMKRTTRFYQEKPCISTFSINHIDEMCKEMGLNPWRKSNWFSEAFSPYGSHDYYEQDN